The region GTCTGCTCGCGTGCCGCGCCGGTGATAAGGAAGGCGCTTGCCGGCTGAGCTCAGGCGGCACACGCTGACAGGCACTTCAGTGCACGGCCTGAGCCCGGTGGAGCAGCTGCTGCAACTGAGCGAATGCCTCCGTCTGCTGGTGGTGCGTGAGCGCCCGCACAAAAGCCTGCACGTGCGGGAGGCCAGCGCGTCCAGCTTTCAGGATCAACCCGAGCTGCCGCGTCAATGGCGTCGGCAGCGGGTGCACCGTCAGGTCGATGTTGAGGACCGCCAGCCTCGGCATGATGGCCACCCTGAGGCCGTGCCGGACCATCGACACCATCACCTCGTCCTCTTCAATCTCCTGCACCCGCGTGCCCGGGATCAGGTGACGGTGCAGGTGCGCGTACAGCCGCTCGTTGCAGTCATGCTGGGACGGGGACACCAGCACCGGCTGGGCGCACAGATCCGCCCATCCTTTCGGGGGGAGTCCCTCTCCGGGCGGCGCCACGATCACGTAGTCATCCTGAAGCAACGGCACCGTGCGCAGGGGGGTCTCCTGGGGCAGTTCCTGAAACGCCAGGTCCGCCCGGCCATCCTGCACGAGATGCTCCTTGCTCTGGCCAGACGTGCCGTCCAGCAGGTGGACCTGCAGGTCAGGGTGCTGCTGTCTGAGCAGGGCCAGTACGGGAGG is a window of Deinococcus taeanensis DNA encoding:
- a CDS encoding LysR family transcriptional regulator, which produces MSAGPTLIQLRAFVSAAEAGSFGRAAFMLAMSPSSLSESVQALERLYGQSLFRRSSVGLTLTDLGKRALVHARLSLQHSEDFGLVLNEGRALNGLLKVAAYRSLGIHLLPPVLALLRQQHPDLQVHLLDGTSGQSKEHLVQDGRADLAFQELPQETPLRTVPLLQDDYVIVAPPGEGLPPKGWADLCAQPVLVSPSQHDCNERLYAHLHRHLIPGTRVQEIEEDEVMVSMVRHGLRVAIMPRLAVLNIDLTVHPLPTPLTRQLGLILKAGRAGLPHVQAFVRALTHHQQTEAFAQLQQLLHRAQAVH